The following nucleotide sequence is from Pseudonocardia abyssalis.
CCACGCCACCAACCGCCTCCCGGTTGATCGCGACCGGTACGCCCGGCACCAGGGAAAGAGCCGACCCGGTGACCCGAACGCGCAAGATCCCGCCGCTGTCGTCGAGCGAAGCGGACACGACGACGTCGGTGAGGACGGTGCCACCGGCGCGGGCGAGAAATGCCTCCGCGTCGCGCCGGGCGGCAGCGGTGGTTGACTCCGACA
It contains:
- a CDS encoding TadE/TadG family type IV pilus assembly protein codes for the protein MDGLRPDQVDDGERGGATGVEMALLWIVLIMLILAVVQVALIFYAGQLALTGAQDGLRSGRAYLSESTTAAARRDAEAFLARAGGTVLTDVVVSASLDDSGGILRVRVTGSALSLVPGVPVAINREAVGGVEMATP